ATTTACGTTTTTAAAAGCTCTTATGACATGTATTAAATACACTTGAATGGCTCCCACTTCTCAGATCCCCTTTGAGTTTCATTTCAAGTCGAGATCTTTTTATCTGGAATCGGTTTTAAGGGTTTAATGTAGCCAAAAGGGGAGGATTGCAACACAACGCAATGGTCTCGGTTTGGTCCATTGCTTTAAAACGGAACTGTAGTTCGCAGCAGTAGCCACCAGAGGGCGATAAACCAGAAGTGACTGTCATCATTGTTGCAGTCCACCTTAAACGCAAAGTGACAATAAAAGCCGCTCATTGGAGTCATAATTTCAAATGTAATTTAAATGTATTCTTTTGCATATATTTTGTGTTGATATAGTCAAATGTTTCTGTCTCCAGCAAGATATTGTAAAATTTattgaaagaaagaaataaagaaaataaaatgacCCCTTTTATTGTTTGGTTGTCCTTTAATTGCAGTCTGTTcggtttttttttctccttcaaaCTAATGCAACAACCTGACTCAAGTTTTTCGTTTGTCTAAATGGAGACCTGGTGGCTCCTGATATGGTAAATAGACAGAAATATGAGTAAATGCTGATTCTGtatgcatttttatttattttttaaccacAACACAGTAAGGCCACATGCTTGCACAAGAAATTTCTTttgcattatttattttttgtcaaacCCTGTTGCTACTGCAGTTTAAAATGAGTATATGAGAGGTTGTTGGTGCCACTAAAGCATAATTTTCATAGCATGATAAAACTATTTGCTACTCACACTGGGTCTACAGTAAACACAACGAGCAGTAGGATACAAATGGCAATTTTGGTACCATCAAATAAAAAATGAAGAATCTCTGATTGTGGTTTTGAATTTCTGACTGGCCAGTCACTGATTCGGCCGATTTTCTTGTTTGTTGCTCATCAGAAATGTGCCATACAACAAAGAGAAAATAGTGAGAATTAATTATATAGTATAGTAACTTGATTGTATAGATTTTTACTATGTATTGTTTGCTTTGAGAGAGGAAACGGCACCTAGCTATCTAGACGTCTTTAAAGGTACACCAAGTAGCAttttcttaagcctgatttaaacTTCTCTATGAGCTCCGCAACAAAGAGACGCATACGGCGTGtcagaaaggttttcacattccaACTTCCGTTCAGGCAGCGGAgcattgcaaagcaattccccgccaggacaacagagggcatagcgctgttctgtggtatcctgccaccataacacttgTATCGGTTCCCAATGGTGTATTTACCTGATATTTACCAATATGTTTATATTTTTCAGAGACTTtgtaacaaacaaatttgtccttcattgttatccacctcttcatgcagtcaccaCCCCCAAACTGACTTTCACCATCGTTTCCGTCCAcatttaatttgtattttgtactcATTCACTCACaggttaataaatgttattttctgactttttccgcgatgcattcttcaatctgtgctgggtctgccgctaaatagctctttactttttaacggagctacaggaagcagcgtcctggCCAGGCATGCGCGCACGGGGGGAGGGAtgcttgagcacctgcccctttcATCCAAAGTGCACTTTTTTCAGTTTTCCATCAGATTTTACCGTTCAAAACTGTCATACTTAGATACGAtgcaggcactaggaccatgcggaggcagcctcCTCAAGCTGAAACCTATTTTCCTTTAGACCCgcccacaagctcactgattggctctgccgcgtcagaataacgtgtgattggctgtcCCTCTAACTCGCTGCCAtgacagaccggtgttttgctTGTCGGCAGAAGTCTGCGTTCATCAACCTGTAAGTTTTTATTCAGCCTGCATCAtgtcagctggatggattttaacctCAGAGTTTTTGTTTACATTAacatttgagtgtgtgtgtgtgtgtgtgtgtgtgtgtgtgtgtgtcgagcagAGTTAGCATATCAGACAGAAAAGCAAACATGAGAGACTTCTGAAGTGAAACTAGAGAAACACCAGAACCACATGttatttctcactctagattctccgcgtcataacttctgaatgcaacggttcaggggcgtgtccagggagtggcctggggtagcaaatgccactcttggaatctgattggccaccccaggtgccaccacactgaattccctttaaataggcttttcatcgtCCACAAAAGGCTCGtggtaaaaaatttttttaaaaagcataaccattggtgccacccatgcacaaagtagtgcctcatctgggccaccccattttaaaagatctggacacgccactgcaagGGTTTCAAAAAcgacataaaacgagctttccaacgaggtattgcATGATGTAATTCacgttactccaaaaatcgctattagagggaAACCACAGCTTTGCAGTGTGACAGACAGAAACGGAGCGAAGCGCAACGGGAGAGCGGAGAACACCCCGGACGAGGTCATCTGATCATctgcatcagcagcttttataaagttatggaaacgtcacacagaaaatccacctggttggtcaggtgtcccagaagtttctgtagatggtgacacgaggagggacagattacaatcacacttgtttttatttaaacacaactatttactaaatgattcagcttcattccagcattatttatatatacaataaatatttatttagctgaaaatagaaATTTAttcacacagtgtgtgtgtgtgtgtgtgtgtgtgtgtgcgccctcATAAGGAGAGAAGGTGGTATCCAGTCTGATATTGTGTAAAgaatgttgttaggttggtaacaCACCTAACAACCTGACACACCAGGTCAGGTTTAGGGTGAAGTTCAGTATGAGATCATGGAATTGGATCAGGAATTTCCTACAGACAGGAAAAGATCACAGCTAACATAGCtgcagatcacactggataacttcACGTGATTGCATTTATTCTACTTGTTttattttactcatattttaccacctcttacatgagctgtctttagtgagcgcACAGTCAGTGTCGCTGTACGCCTGTGCAATGACAAATTATTTTGAATCTTTAATACTGttcaatgtacttcctgaatgagtggttGTTAAggctaaatgagaaaaataacAAATACTGACAGAAGGACACCTTGTGTGTTCTTCCATTATCTTCTTTTTGTTGTAACGCATTGCATTACTGCCTCGTATCGGAACAGGGTTCAgtgttggaagataatcaaaaatcaaacaacttggacaaaaatgtggttgtaacatctctagatttcagtcagctttaaaaactaaaacaattatttatgaactaacattacctTCAATTAATGACACTAAATGACATATTTTTCCTAGTTTATATTGTTGCTTGACCCCAaggatctcattatctgaattttcaaaCTTGTTGGATCGTAAATCTGTTTAAAAAATTTGCTCTATAAGTTTCCCTTtcattaaaggtatagcaatcgatgtttttcttccgggtggatcacgtcaaccattggtccgcaaaaatgtcaatttctggtgaagccaatcccgggttagttttcacttcctgcgcatgcgtactctgtgcaccCCTGCACTCGCATGGAAATCAGGAAGAGGCTAACGCGGTCCAGTCCGCTCCCCACAGACGCCGCTGTTGCCGGTTTCCTGCTCGAGAGGTAAGCAAACGTTCTGCATGCTATTTCTAGAGCCTCTTAATACACGTTACGAccagcagctacttgtaaacaggcgcTGGGAGAGTGTTGCGCAACGTGGGGAGGCCAGTTCttccctgaaattcagaaacattgattgctatacctttaactttgagcacccgccccctcaaaggtctctgcacggctgggtcctggccaatcacaagcttgcattctctatCACTTTTGACGAATGTTTAAAATTTTAGGCAAGTCTCCGTCACCCTTAGTAAGCATGTCTGAGAGCCCTTGTGGCGACCCAtactggcgttgcgtgtctccgcaccgacgcagacggagaagtataaaccaggctttaggccaGCGGGAGATAAAATTACCCTTTAGGGTAAATGAATAGTCTCTCAGCCCTTTCTGCTCATTGTGGGCAGAATACAGCATTTGCGACTTCAGCTTGGTGACCGGATATCTCATAAAGTCACGTACTGTATATCTAGAGAAGCAGTAACGCTTTAGAGCAATCCATGTTGACATGTAAGAGTCGTAGATGTCAAGTCTCCCCTTTGGGCCTGCAAAACTCCCATATGTTACCTGTTTCTTGACATTTATCTCATATTAGTATTTTCCTGGAAATTTTCCGCTCTCACGAGTGATGAATGGAAGCGAAAGGATCCGCCGCTGGGGAAATTTCAAGGGAAAACACAGAATATTGCATATTTCATTTAATTACAATACTTTAAATGTGAATAAAATTAAAACCATAGTTAACTTATTTAGTTTCATGTTTGACAATTCTGAAAAAGCGTGGCATGCTGGGAAAtctttagtcttatttcctgatatttggacatctcgccacaGATTTGATAACAGCAGTtctactctaccactgactcgttttgctttgcaacattgatgttttatctccacaaatatctcAAGCTTGAagttgttctgctgtgtggtggagtcgctaacaCGGTTAGCTTATGCTAGCTGAGACCTTCTTTGCCGTTTCTTGAACTAAACCCACAACAGCCATCCCCGTCGTGGCTgaggatgggtgagttcatgagtgttaagtgacagtgtgacgtagatgtcATGTGCTGAACTTgaaggacccgtgatgacaccaaacacagtaaagcacctttaaaagtctttattaggcgTGGCGTTACCcgaggagggcgaggcaggagacagagttgGAGAGAAGGCGTGGATCAAAAACCAGAACGAGGCGAAGCAGGTAAATGGAGCCGGCTAGGGAAGAGGTCAAAGACAGTtgagggttggagagcaggctgggtgttatatagcaggaggagcaggtgtgtgagataaggtgatgacagggtgcaggtgatggtAATTAAGTGGCCGACggcttgattgaggaggcagcagaggcagaggaggctgtcagtctgggagtcatgacagtagatctgtcaggattctcaaatcctagcatttaccgtttattttctatcagaagctaacgcaggagatagttgtaggagactattatatgttcagcctgcataaaaactcAAAGGGACTGGTTATAATGAGAAataatccacacctttaagatttAGTTCACAGCCTTAGACCTGCTCCGACTAGTCGTTAGCTCTTCAATCTGAGCAAAATCAAACCTATTTCTCCAAAGTGAGGTATTCTAGGATGCGGTAGTTTGAGGTGCATTTTGTGCGCTACGCTGTCACGTCACTCTCTTTGTTTATAGATGGCACTAATCGCTCTTCATACCTTCCAGGAAACGGTCGCATCCCGAGGATGAGGCGACTCCAGAGGCGTGGATTCCCAGCACCGCCGTCTTCTTAAGGTTGAATCAGCTCTTTGCCTTTAGCTCCACTCTCACCCCGCTGTGCACAGACATGTAGCCTTCCGTTTTTATTTGTGGGCGCACACAAAAAAGGATGAGCCGTGTAGCGGTTTCTAATTATAGCGGCTCTTATTTTTCCTTATTGCTTTATGGATGCCTCTGGAATGGTGTCCTGTCCAGATAGCGTGGGAATATTTCAGTAGCGAGAGGCTGTAGGATCTCTGGACTGGATGCTTCAGCATCCGCCTGCAGCAGAGAGACCGTCTCGAGGTTGTAGTCCGAGTCCAGGTCCAGGTCTGTGCGTGGGGATGCGCGTCCTCCAGCCGCTACAGAAGACCCTCCTCTCTGCATGTCGGATTTGACtccaaggagaagaagaaggggcGATGCGGGAGTATAAGGTGGTGGTGCTGGGCAGCGGTGGGGTGGGGAAGTCCGCGCTCACGGTCCAGTTCGTCACCGGGACCTTTATAGAGAAGTACGACCCGACCATTGAAGATTTCTACAGGAAGGAGATCGAGGTGGATTCCTCTCCGTCGGTGCTGGAGATCCTGGACACTGCAGGCACCGAACAGTTCGCCTCCATGAGGGACCTCTACATCAGGAACGGCCAGGGCTTCATCCTGGTCTACAGCCTGGTCAACCAGCAAAGTTTTCAGGACATCAAGCCCATGAGAGACCAGATCATCAGGGTCAAGAGGTAACACTCACTTGCAAACACACCAATTCATCATGTTTTAAAAGAAGAAACTAAACAGCAGACTTGTTAAACTTTCTGGAGTTCCACCTGGAGCTGATCAAGGCCTTCTGAGAATCGGCAAAATCAGATCAAATacagaacaactttattttattctatttcacTTTTCAAAACTAAATATATCACCCTTTGCATTTTTGTGTTAAACTTATCTTATTTTGGGGCACCAATTGGGAAAATATTATAAGCAAAAATGACCTTATGGAGAGGAGTCAGGTTTGGGTATCTTGTTAGGATgctgcctccccagggaggtatttcaggcatgtcctgccagcaggaggccctctGGTCAacccaagacacgttggagaaagtacatctccgaactggcccaggaacgccttggggtcctgctagaggagctggtggaggtggcaggggagaggacggtctagaactccctagttgggatgctgcccccgcgacccggacccggataggtggaagaagacgagacgagaggcaAAAATGACCTGCCACATCCTTCAAAATTCATGTGTAAAATAAGGATATTACAGTTGAAAGTTAAACCTAAATATTCAGATTTAAACTTTTATATTTCAAGTGGAAAAAGTCAGAATCTAATTCattttgaatacatttaaaatgaatgttacatttaaatgttgtaatCTTAACATAAATGGTACCATTATATAATGTATTAGGGCCACCCTAACAAAAGGACTGAGCCATtgtttaataaaatacaataataaGTGTTATTTAATCCTGTTTATACATTCAGGTCACTTTGTATTAAAGCTTCATAAAGTATTTTTAACATTTCATAAATACAGAATAGTACCACTAAAGTTAGCTAGCAGACTAAATGTTTATACTGCTTACATTTAGattcaaatgttcatttttaattttattatttgaATCTATGTTTTAGAACATTTATATTATTGTGATTGTCCAATCAAATGTAGTTTAAAAGGTTTACACCCCATATTTATTCCACGATGAGCTAAACGTAGCAGTTTCTTTATTAGATGTTTTTATCAACATTCGGCGCCCCGTAGTTCATCGGAAAACGTACGTCACACGATTTAACGCGGAACAGCTTTGGTCTGTGACTCAGTCGGTTGGATGAGCTCATCCCAGGGCCGGTGTGATCTCCTGGGATGATGGTGACATATTGGGATCTTTGGCTCCGCGCCTCTTTTGATTCGTGTGCGGTCTTAAAGGCCTCCTTGGGGTCTTGAGTGGACGTGATGATTAATTAGCCACAGAAGTGATTCTTTGAGTGAGACGTCTGATTGCATCTTGCGGCAACTGATGCAGCCCTTTTCCAGCTCTGTTTCTGGAATAAACCGGATGACCTGACTGTAAGCAAAGGGAACTCCTTCCACATGAATAATATAACTACGGTGTGCAATAGCCTCCAGTCTGCTGCCTCCGGCCCTCCAAGCCTTTGCCCTCATTTTACAACGCAGAGCTTCGGGTTAGAAATATCTGGCTGAAACGATCTCTCTATGCAACAATTAGCTCCTGCTCTCCATTAGCTATCTTCCCTCCTCCCAAACTTGTTGCTGAGCCAGCAGCTGCAACAAAAAAAGCACCACACGGAGATGTGCCCACTCGCTGGAGCTTAATGGGATTGTGCTGGGTTAGGAGCCAAGAAGACATCAGGCCTCCATTAGGGAGTCACATAAACCAGAATGCTTGTGCAGGACTGCCCGGGTGGGAATCATGAGCAAAACGTGAGAGATCCTAACGCACCCCTGGGTGAGATGTTGTCTCTGGAAACAACATCTGGGTGTAGCCAGCCAGACAGCCGTCCCGGCAATCTAATCGTCTCCTCGCTCCTTCCGACGTGGAGGTTTATTGTCCCCTCGTCCCAGGAGGAGAGAGGACGTTCAAAGCTGCATTTTCACGCTGCACTGATGCTGTGTCTAATAGCAGGAGGTGAGCGCCACGCGCTGCTGAGGAGGAGGCTAAACTACGTATCCCAGGGGGCACTTTGGTGTGGGCACCAAGTAATTTGTTGACCAGAGGCTTGTAGTGTTTTCCATGCAGTTGTTTAAGCAGCCAGTTTAGCCACGTAGCCCTTTACCTGCCTGTCAACCAACTGGTAGAGCATTTCTTTAGTCCCTACGTCTCATTGAAGCATTAAATGGAATTAAGAAAAAAATACTAAACTAAAAATATACTAAAAAATATGGAAATGTTAGAAGAAAATGCATAACATTACTACACAGCTTTAGCATTACCCTAATATTACtgcaattattattttattagttttattAATTCCTATTACATTAAGGTCCTTACTTCCCCACATCAAAAAATGCAAAATGGGAATTTTTCCATTGTTTTTTCTTGGTGAGGAAGTTAAAGGGTCAAAATTGCTCGCTAAAATAAGAGCTTCAAGTAGGTTACGACCTGTGTCTTCGACCCTCGTCACGTCAGAAAAAGCCCGTCTCTTCTATGTTCCAGGGAAAACCAATACTCGTTGTTCCCGCCCACTTTATGTTTGGACCGCCCACAGGAAGAAGAGAGCAGAGCTGATAGCTggtagaagctagccattagccgCTCGACAACTTGGTGGAAcaggttcaggcttgtgttgtttggtgaGATAAAGAAGAAGagtggtgttgctgttagccaatcagaggtgactcATTTGCATttaatgaatattaatgagtaagacttgtAATCCTGCAGATTTTCTGCTCCCCATTTTTCTAGTTAACTTCTACCCCCGAAACAGGAGCACAGTAACTGTTTCCCACTAAAGAAGACTCCCACtagactagagaccacagcagatttattgcaaaaatgttttaaatgcaCTGAGCTTATGTAGTAGAAGTCTTAAGATAAAGCCTAAATTAGACAGAGATCGCATTTTAAGACATTGGTTTACttcagcaggtggcagagttgaGCTGTTTAGTGGTTAGCAACGGTGTTGATAAAACAGAGGAGAACTGCTAcagaagctcagaaagcaccatgTCAATCATTAGGTCATTTGCACATTTATTTTATTGGTGTTCTGTGTTATTTAGGGAATAATGACGGTAATTTGATGTGCAGACAAGCAGCTCATCGACAACGTGAGAAAGCAACGTTAAAAAGTCTCAAAATCAAGAATTCCTTTCTGGTTTATCGTCTCTCTTACTGATTTTCTTTTCACCACAGAAGCCAACAAAAACATCCTTTGAAGTGTATCTACACATCTCCATTTAGATTGTACTGGTACTTGCTGCAGCTATGGCGCGGGAAAACGGATTGTGATTCCAGATCCCAAGGGAATGCAAAGGGAGGATATTTTTCTGTTTTTCCACAGAGGCAAAAACAAGCAAAGGGAGATAAACCCTGTGAGACCTgtgaggcttttcaaatcctagagctcACAcagatttcacaataaaagcatgaTTTGAAGTTTTTGAGTCACAGAATGTTAAACTTTCTGTAACTAAACTGGCGTTTTGGATATATTTCGGTTTTTATTTAGTCATTGTTTAAAAGTTGGGTCACTGTTCCTGGTTAAAGAAGTTCAAGCTAGCAACATTTTAGAGGAGAAAACGATTCAAAGGTCTAACCCCCTTTTTATAGGCTCCGCCCTAGAGGGACAGAATCTGATGGAAAATGGTATAACAGCAAACTCTACAAGTACTGTCAAACAACCATAAAAACATAACATTAGCTTACCTTTTCAACCCATTGTGAGAACTGGGCTTATTACACTGAAAACCCCCTTTCATTGCTTCCGCTCAGGCTACACAACCATAAACCGATGTAGCGTGCTAGCTAATATAGCTAGCATTGCTCCGgattcacttcctgttcagctgctccaaaCTGCGAAAACAAACTTTTCCTACTCCCATAAACTTTACATTTGTTTTACAGTTTACATAGAGAAACATGAATATTTTGGTCTTCTTTCATCTGctgtaggacttatggttttctcTAAAATCCTTTCAAGGGCAGAGTATGCCCCCAAACTCCAACAGGCTCCCATAATTTTTCAGCGCCGACTTTTCTCTTCAAACCTAGAAGTTGAAAGTAATTTCCAAGTGTCACATCTCTTATATAAAAGACAGAACACACATTAAAGTTGACACGTGTAACAAACAAATGCTTCTGCCTCTTGTTTTTCGGGGATCTTGTCAACCCAACGTGTGGTTTTTACACATTGGCTGCTTGTTTGGGGTTTAATTTCTACTTGGTTTCTGCTTCCTGCCTTATAAGGACTGTAGCCAAGTAAGAGACGGGTGTGGTTATCTTGGTGACCCTAACAAGCCACGGGCAGTTACAGTGGTGACCCTAATGAATCACTggctgcagctttaacatttctgtggATTTTTGTGTTCTTTGCACAAATCACGCTTCCTCGTGTACTGCAGCTAGGATGCTGCTGGCCTTTGGGAGTAAACAACAGGCTTAGTGCTGTAGGTGCTGTTATTCTCATACAAAGCTGCCTGTCGAGCATTGTAGCAGCTCTAAACATTAATTAACTACAGATGCAGAGGGCAAAGAGATGCTGCAGGGCCAGAGGGCTTCTTCGTGTTGGAGACAACTAGTTGTTTGTTTGCTGTTAGCATGCGTGTTTGCTCTTCTGTGGGGCTTGTGAAAATGGTTGAGTTAAATCACTGCAGATATTTAGCACAGCAGGTAGTCCAACTAATCGCTGCAGCCAGAGGCTAAGTGGAAAACGTTCAGGCTTTCATTTCTTTCTTTGTGTGATTAATTCTGTGCATGTGGCAGGGTTACGTGTGTGTATTTTTCCACCCAACACCCCGTGGAGGTAAATGTCGCCGATTAGTTTAAGATTTCACATGCTttttgaggatgatgatgatgacgtcaTCCTGCAGCTGAAAACGTTGATGTGGAAGGGGAAAAAAGTTCTAGAAATTAGCTCTAATACGCGTGTAAATTTTTCTTCTCCCAGCCacctgctgttgtcagctctttAAATCCAAATGGCATCTCTCCCCGAGGCGTTTTGAAAACAACAAACAATCTGTAGTTTCCACCAAACAATTCCAGCATATTCCAAGTCTTGGGCTGAATCAGGAAAACTTTAGCCTTATTGGACATCTTTTGCTGCTTTTGTTTATGTGGTTAAAGCCCCACAGACAGAGTGTGACGCTGGTGAACAAGCCTTTAAGGGTAAAACGCTCACAAAGCTGGAGCACGCTGTGagatataaataaaaacacattgatTTGCAAGTCCTTAAGGCTTTATTTAACAAAATCACCAATATCATCAAATAAACATGTCATAGTTTCTTTTATTCATGACAGAAGTCATTTCTTTCTAAGTGCTCAGATGGTAATAAATCGAATCTTATAGTTAGGAAGACCAGCTAGGCTTTTGTCTAGGTCACTGAACAGTAGACCAAATCTTTGCAACGTTGTGAGATAATTGATGGCAGAATGAACCCACAGATCAGGATTTCTTGCTCCAATCTGAGACCCGGAACAGGCCGAGAACTCACTGGTGGGATTATTCCTCATCTCTGGCTTTGGAACACCCTTGAATCCCACAGGAGGAGTTGGAGAGTGTCAATCAGCAGGTTTATTCAGTAAGAGTGAAAGAATTATTGCCTTGGTGCGACTTAAGTCAGACTTTTGAAATGTGTGCTTACACATTAGTCTGGCAACATCCCAAGTTATCCGAGCTATGGTGGGTCTGGGCACTCCCTCTTTCATAATATCATCACCAAAAACTAAGTGAATCTGATATCCAACACCATCGAGCAGTAGACTACATATTAGAGATGTCCGATATTATCAGTCTAACATTCACATCGGCCGATAtcagcatttaaatgtaataccgAAAAATATCAGTATTGATTTTCAGTCTATTAATGACAACATTTACACACCATACACACAgtttacatcaaactcttcagcttcatcttttctctctcaaaatgttaaaatatgaCAGACCTGGGGTTTAGTTTTCGAGATATGTtagttttatttggcacaacttgtgaagaaGTTAGAATTTATAAATGGAGAGGATCTGCACCCTATCATGTTAGCATGTTAGCTATCtgtagctagccagctagcaaacaacaaaaacaagaatcttcacccatgGATTGTGTTTCTTAACTGaaaatctttataaatgttttatcaccaaAACTGCAACTTAcagaaatagaaaaaataaattacTAACTAATACACCAATCTTACCACCACATGCTTTTGCTACGTCTGTTCCACCCCCACCAGTGCTTGCTTATCCTTAGCAGGGTTCGAATTAAAGTGGAGCCTGGCTCCCTAGAAAGGGTGATGGGCTCTCCCAGACGCCCTGAACTGACACACCTAGGGGGAGCCCTAAAATGATCCAGTGTCCAGGTTAGTGACCCCTGTTCTAGAGTGTAACGATGTCCTTGTTGTCAGTTTCTACATCCATGTTCTAGGTTTCTCAGTATTTGTAGCCAAACCAGTAGTGTCAAAAGTCCACATGGTCACACAGCGGGACGTTGACCTTGGACACCTTAACGGACGACGTGAGAGGTTGAGGGTTGACATCATCACCACACGGTGGGATGTCAAGTGTTGACCTTGTTATGAAGTCATGAAAGTGTTGATTTTAGTGAAAGATTCCGGATAGTTACTGTTTGAAACTGCAAGAGCTTGCTTTGTGGATTGTTTGGGTGGGATTAATgtggaaaaaatacattttagttttcttttaagcaaaaataaatgcatGGCCTTCAGGAAAGGGTCTATGAATAGGCAAATATCAGTAAGTTGAGTGACTGATAAATTGACAATTTGGATCTCGTGATCTTCGTCAAACACGAATGAGGAGTCAGCAACAAGACATGGACGACATTTGTGGGAGTTTACGAAAAACGTAAGCAACTTTGCGCTGATTCTCATTTTCTTCGTGGCTCTGGAATTTTGAACGTCAAAATAGACACGAAGACGGATCTCGGGAACCCGCCTCGAACCCTTCCAAACGTAGTTTCAGTTTGCCCAAAAGCGAGAGAAACTTCAGACAAGGTTAGGAGTTGGTGACTACATTGCAGATAAAATGAGGATAAAAGGCAAACAAACAAAGTCATAGTGAAGACACTTGTGTCTACACTGCCACTGGAAAATTTGCGTGACATTTGTAGCAATGTTGCACCAGTTTAAATTATCCAAAGGATGTTCTTTTAAACTTACTGCATTTCGAAGCCGCCTGGAGATGAT
This sequence is a window from Nothobranchius furzeri strain GRZ-AD chromosome 14, NfurGRZ-RIMD1, whole genome shotgun sequence. Protein-coding genes within it:
- the LOC107381091 gene encoding ras-related protein Rap-2a, coding for MREYKVVVLGSGGVGKSALTVQFVTGTFIEKYDPTIEDFYRKEIEVDSSPSVLEILDTAGTEQFASMRDLYIRNGQGFILVYSLVNQQSFQDIKPMRDQIIRVKRYQQVPVVLVGNKVDLEDEREVSPSEGQALAEDWGCPFMETSAKSKTMVDELFAEIVRQMDFCPLPSRRETCCPTCSVQ